TGGACGTGTGGATAGCGACCCGTCGGGACAACGCCGCAAGACTGCTTGCCGCCTTACGGGAATTCGGGATGGACGTAATAAAGTTCTCGCCCGAACTTTTTTCTCAAGAGAACCAGATCGTCCGAATGGGCGTACCTCCCCTGAGAATCGAACTTCTGACGACGATATCCGGTGTTACTTTCGATCGCTGTTACGCAGAACGGATTACTGAAGTGATCGATGAGGTTGAAGTACCTATTATCAATCTGCAACACTTGAAACAGAACAAGAAAGCGAGTGGAAGGCATAAGGATTTGAACGATTTGAAAAACCTTTGAAAACAAGTTGTCACGGGCATACAGGCATAAGTAATCCCCCTCTACCCAAGGAGAGGCCAATGAACGAGCAGCAACCGTCGGAGAAGAGCATGCAGCGCATGCAAAAGTACTGTGACAAGTACTGGGAAAAGACGGGTACCTCGCCTCATCCGAACGCGGAAGTGACCGATTCCGTGGTCAAGGGTCTCGCCGCCCACGTGGACGAACTGGGCCGGCCCCTGTGCCCGTGCAATTTCTATCCCGACAAGAAGGCCGAACTGGAACGAAGCCGCGAGTGGGTCTGCGCTTGCGATGAGATGAAGATCTGGAAGTACTGCCACTGCCTGCTGTTCGTCACGCCCGAGGGCCTT
The sequence above is a segment of the Gemmatimonadota bacterium genome. Coding sequences within it:
- a CDS encoding ferredoxin:thioredoxin reductase, with amino-acid sequence MNEQQPSEKSMQRMQKYCDKYWEKTGTSPHPNAEVTDSVVKGLAAHVDELGRPLCPCNFYPDKKAELERSREWVCACDEMKIWKYCHCLLFVTPEGLPITEYLPEDHEGRQMYGLVEDPTPDKGREARHRAPE